One genomic region from Megachile rotundata isolate GNS110a unplaced genomic scaffold, iyMegRotu1 scaffold0190, whole genome shotgun sequence encodes:
- the LOC143266308 gene encoding uncharacterized protein LOC143266308, with the protein MERDSEVASDTELPDPGSPVAEYSVVDRRVIDDGPGTSTGHEMEQRVILPLNDTIEYLPNKTLKQISDKRRLLNSNAETVEAIDLIEEDEVEQSDDQMDNLSSDEIMTQQSNDENELLWMELLKECIKTCSPPENGELKAIDEKIKIIACRDNDENEQETYDEIEEIIKLLTNILKHQQDEELDKDDEGNDIVIIMALPPVEDIENFYSELWGVIGSEEGIPKLCDLERTPSIPIERIIYPITAEEVINKLKNIKSNTAPGVDGIRKMHLRMKGAVQVIANLYNLLLIKQYFPEEWKVNRTVLIPKPNKNPKDVKNWRPLTIGSLINRIFSSMIDNRLRPRIEQSIRQKGFTKEDGCKQNVALLRASIAHMKQDKGGIVTVVDIAKAFNTIPHSAIEDCLIIKGVPERIAKVIKKAFIHKLVIIHPPTKTLKNIVNALRQVIKKILHLHPSTTDGIIYNSKCHGGLGVQKIENIVKLAVLRNILKMKESKDISVREVAANMDGTGLKYARSINLTWPTTMKEIDDARIKLKKAETDRWQQLISQGQGVADYRGDKIGNSWLYNPNLLKPSRYLDALKLRSNTFGTRVVLRRADKQQSLNCRRCNMQYETLGHVLGNCIHTKAARIQRHDEIKNFIANKIANKYTVFVEPTVNVIVELKKPDLVIKDQERLIIVDITVRYEDKNNLRLAYEEKINKYKETAEYIKLKLNCSEAKILPIVVGSRGVIPRDTLTNAKAIGLTKNDLLTVSMIALHSSIEIANAFIDYDIIR; encoded by the exons ATGGAGCGTGACAGTGAGGTGGCTTCGGATACGGAGCTTCCCGACCCTGGAAGCCCTGTGGCGGAATATTCCGTTGTGGATAGGAGGGTCATTGATGACGGACCGGGAACGTCTACTGGACACGAGATGGAACAAAGAGTTATATTGCCGCTGAATGATACCATTG aatacttacCGAACAAAACACTAAAACAAATCAGCGATAAAAGAAGATTGTTGAACTCAAATGCAGAAACAGTAGAAGCAATAGATTTAATAGAAGAAGACGAAGTTGAACAATCTGACGACCAAATGGATAATTTATCAAGCGATGAAATAATGACTCAACAAAGTAATGATGAAAACGAATTGTTATGGATGGAATTATTAAAAGAGTGTATAAAAACTTGTTCGCCACCTGAAAACGGTGAATTAAAAGCAAttgatgaaaaaataaaaattatagcatGCAGGGATAATGATGAAAATGAACAAGAAACTTATGatgaaatagaagaaataataaaattacttacCAATATATTAAAGCACCAACAAGATGAGGAATTAGATAAAGATGATGAAGGCAATGATATAGTGATAATAATGGcg CTTCCCCCAGTAGAAGACATAGAGAATTTTTATTCCGAATTATGGGGTGTAATAGGATCTGAAGAGGGAATACCAAAACTTTGTGATTTAGAAAGAACACCTAGTATTCCCATAGAACGAATAATTTACCCTATCACTGCCGAGGaagttattaacaaattaaagaATATCAAGTCGAACACCGCGCCAGGAGTAGATGGCATTCGAAAAATGCACCTAAGAATGAAAGGGGCAGTACAAGTAATAGCCAacctatataatttattactaatAAAGCAATACTTTCCAGAAGAATGGAAAGTTAATAGAACAGTACTTATTCCCAAACCAAATAAAAACCCGAAAGATGTCAAAAATTGGCGCCCGTTAACAATAGGTTCACTGATTAATAGAATATTTTCCTCAATGATCGACAATAGACTTCGCCCAAGAATTGAACAATCGATAAGACAAAAAGGTTTTACCAAAGAAGATGGATGCAAGCAGAATGTCGCGCTCCTTAGGGCTTCAATAGCGCATATGAAGCAAGACAAAGGGGGTATAGTCACAGTGGTAGATATTGCAAAGGCGTTTAATACGATACCCCATAGCGCAATAGAGGATTGCTTAATTATAAAAGGAGTCCCTGAAAGAATtgcaaaagttattaaaaaggC ATTTATACATAAGTTAGTAATTATTCATCCACCAAcgaaaacattaaaaaatattgttaatgcGTTGCGgcaagttattaaaaaaattcttcatttgCACCCATCCACGACCGATGGTATTATATACAACAGTAAGTGTCACGGTGGACTAGGCgtgcaaaaaatagaaaatattgttaaattagCGGTGCTacgtaatattttaaaaatgaaagaatcaaAAGATATCTCGGTTAGAGAAGTAGCAGCTAATATGGACGGAACAGGATTAAAATATGCACGATCGATTAATTTGACCTGGCCCACCACAATGAAGGAAATAGATGATGCgcgaattaaattgaaaaaagccGAAACCGATAGGTGGCAACAGTTAATATCACAAGGGCAGGGGGTGGCTGATTATAGAGGGGATAAAATCGGCAATTCCTGGTTATATAACCCTAATTTATTAAAACCGTCTAGGTACCTAGATGCCCTGAAGTTGCGAAGTAATACCTTCGGTACGCGGGTGGTGTTAAGAAGAGCTGATAAGCAGCAAAGTTTAAACTGCAGACGATGCAATATGCAATATGAAACACTTGGACATGTTTTAGGCAATTGCATCCATACCAAAGCTGCAAGAATACAGAGACacgacgaaattaaaaattttattgcgAACAAAATAGCAAATAAATATACTGTGTTTGTTGAACCTACTGTTAATGTCattgttgaattaaaaaaacCGGATCTGGTAATTAAAGACCAGGAAAGGTTAATAATAGTTGACATAACGGTTAGGTATGAAGATAAAAATAATCTACGATTAGCGTATGAagaaaagataaataaatataaagaaacCGCGgagtatattaaattaaaacttaatTGCTCTGAAGCCAAAATATTACCAATTGTTGTTGGTAGCAGAGGGGTCATACCACGTGACACGCTCACGAACGCTAAAGCCATTGGTCTGACAAAAAACGACCTATTAACGGTCTCGATGATAGCTTTGCATTCCTCGATTGAAATAGCGAATGCGTTTATCGATTACGATATTATTAGATAA
- the LOC143266305 gene encoding uncharacterized protein LOC143266305, producing MPGKKKRGCRAGRREKARKLKLLEEKFLRQVFKPEIVTLDSESDTETLSREVPLLSYDVLDTRSAIKVRNHREVPDKVLVDFFRAFRGNNWSCPPSVDEFCQQHAVATGWDAEDDADGTPFEANGTNE from the exons ATGCCG GGGAAAAAGAAGCGTGGCTGCCGTGCGGGCCGCCGAGAAAAGGCGAGGAAGCTCAAGCTCCTCGAAGAGAAGTTTCTACGACAAGTGTTTAAACCGGAAATTGTGACTTTGGACAGTGAATCGGACACTGAGACGTTATCACGCGAAGTACCGTTACTCAGCTACGACGTTTTGGACACAAGAAGTGCCATAAAAGTGCGTAACCACAGGGAAGTTCCAGACAAAGTGTTGGTGGACTTTTTCCGGGCGTTTCGCGGAAACAATTGGTCGTGTCCGCCTTCGGTAGACGAATTCTGCCAACAACATGCCGTCGCAACCGGCTGGGACGCAGAAGACGACGCCGATGGAACTCCGTTCGAGGCAAACGGAACCAATGAGTGA